The genome window acgactgacaaaatccaccagattcgagacaacttggtaaaagctcgaagtagacagaaaagttacgccgatagaagacgcaagccccttgaatttgacgttggcgactacgtactcctaaaggtatccccttggaagggtgtagtcagattcggcaagaaagggaaactggcgcctcgatatgttggaccttttaagattctggaaaggatcggaaaagtcgcctatagactcgaactaccggaggaactcagtaacgtccacccgactttccatgtgtctaacctccgaaaatgccttgctgatcatgatctaatcgtaccactcgacgatcttcaggtcaacgaaaccttacacttcgtggaaaagcctgtcaaaatcatggaccgccaaaccaagcaactcaggcgctcacgcatccctatcgttaaagtccgatgggaaggtaagcgaggcgcggagttcacttgggaactcgaaagcgacatgaaggccaagtacccgcagctgtttaaatagatctgaagcatcaaattggtaaaatgacTCACGGTGaggtgcagcttcgagcctaatttcgggacgaaattccctaaacaaggggaggctgtaacaccccgtgttttcgaatgtcaaagtcaaagtcaaagtccaagtccaaGTCCAAgccaactttgacttctttgactgttaatagTTCTTTTagctttttgtattatgtggagtaagtgttgtctaaataaaatgatcgaatgtttaatcaatgcgaccgatttacgacagtgaataataggaagtaacaatgcgataaagttgatcaatcaataatcaagttaatcaaatcaatcaatcaaactcgaggctcgaactatgcgaaactggtgtggtaatacttacttgtgtgtgtgccttatgtgttacttgtgcatgtttactttatgttgtggtattcaatcgaattaatcgaaactcgaatcgaaactcgaatcaaaaCTCAAAAAGCAATCAAGCTCAAttgaaaccgacatcgaaacgtgacttataggtgattgtatgttagacaggggcggacccacatagaGCAGGTCGGGGTCCACTGACCCCAATGTTTTTAAAAATTATAGTAGATCCGGTATATTAATTTTCTGACGGACCccataaaaataataaaaaggacCCCATAGTAATAACTTGAAAGCTGGTTGAATGGTGTTTCACCTTCTATGTTATCAAGCAGGGTCCGAGTTCGAGTCTACCAAGCCcattttttacttttcttttttattaaaaatgtaaattgATTAATTAGgtattttaaacaaaataaacatttTGATTCAACATAGCAGCAGAGACAACAAAGCCCAACGCCTCTGGCTATCCTAAAATCCAACCTCCTCCCTCAAAAGGTAAAcctaatttttttagttttataacttgaattttgttaatttattctttttgttgttttagtattttttttcacTACGATTTTGCATGATTTTTGCATGTGTCATATCCAAAAAGATCTTCTTGCCATTGTTCTAGTCGAAGTCGAAGATGTAATCGAACGTTTTTAAAGGTTGAAAACTCGTAGAGAATAACTTTAAAATTTATACGTTTTGTTTTCATTTCGAATAACATTGTATTCTATTGTGTGTATTCTAATGTATAATGATTATATATTGTTATGATATtgtattttgttatgtttcttgcCCCGCCCCGACCGGAACCGAATGACAACTGACCCGAAATTTTAATGTATGGTGTGAAAAATCTGAATACAAAAAAAAGTGGACCCCATTGGAAAAAAATTTTGGGTCCGCCACtgatgttagatatagtagttgggactgaaagtaatttgactaggaactctatcgtattcgtatcatcgtctatcgaaatcgaaatatcgaaaaccgtcgcgaaacattcgaaaagggttgctgatcgaacagaaagcatcctgatcgaacaggccagtcgatcggctagcCCTTTCCTcgccgatcgagcaggccattcgatcggagatcctggccgGTCGGTGgacactttcctctttgggaggcctataaatagccctgtcattatcaccctttctacttttggaaagctctgaccgaaccagccttgttcttcaccttttctcagatttctctcaactccggtaagttttcactctaatccttgtacgtttttgatcattacatgattctacacctttctatctttcaaaacttgatttctaaccgtgaaatcaccaagatctaagtgtccTTGGGTGATGTCAttatggtgttcttgaagaacgtCATaccttggcctcattcaaccgtgaatagcttagatctgaccgatttccacatggaaggatttccaacttttcttcaacattttacactcaaaaccttaaaaaccgatagaaacggagctcgaaccaactaactaatcattctaacggttaaaaggttcaagattcggatactatctacaaggttcaccgattttgggttaaacatcaaactaccgttctgaacagttcaccggccggacttgggtgattcctgtccgaaccgatGAAGCAAGTAAGgacccacgttctatggtttaactcgttgtcaaagtaccttaaaatcatgactaataatcaaacagccaagtgttagacgaaaggccgaccaggtcagaattgctggccgaacggctaggctgttcaaacgaatagcccagccgatcggacataccagccgatcggccgggccagccgatcggctagcacatggttccacacttttcaaatttcatgaagtatgctattgacgaagtgatgatcgatcgaatacgctactcgattggtaaacattactcttcggatcatgagacactatgcttcaacacttaatcgattttgcaacccgttcgtagtatggaatgccagccgatcgaacagaccgttcgatcgagtgacatccagctgagaactacttctgaagtccctaaccgatcggttaagccggccgatcgaacagcatgttcgatcaaTCGACCTGATAGGTAAGAACACtttagtgttctcaaatactagaacgaaaacttcaaaagttcaaaccaccatacacaaacacatcagaggaagaaacagtccactcgaatggaccagccgatcgagcctaccggccgatcgaacagaactgttcaaacggactttcaagccgatcgagcagcccgttcgatcgaacctgctgttcgatcgaccaggctattcgatccattcacactcgtttacatttccgcgttactcattttgtgctatcgaactattcaggctaaccctactctcagcgctcccttcaatccataatcaatcactgtgagtatactcgaaccctttttgctttagcacttttgggtgttacatacgttacttatcaaaatcacaatcgaacacactattcaaactatttgaacgctaaccgattgcatgtattacgtgactaaatgtatgcttctggttatgtttacacgtggaatgttgtctatctgccttagcaacgtagtactatagtttggactcagcacccgttcacacgggggttgttaaggacaattacttgcatggattacggtggtaatcttgtattgcgaactgtctcggacagtcaacccgcagtcattggtatcgataggtccatgtcgataattaacatgcatcatttccctctgtgtacgtgctggttatgcgtaaactattcgtactctatatgctattatcaaacttgtatgctcacctttacattttatgtattgactttattttaatgtatgtgacaggtgtttaagataattgcttgctagggaagtgaagctataataagtctctagaggcccccaacaaatagttgtctgtcaagaacaagctgctagtgcatagttgtctgtagatcttgtcagtctgggtctttaggggcattgaacaatatttatgtttaatttgaatctgagttgtcggaacaggattaattgtttggatgttatctgtaataacttgttatttattcgggatacggtatgggacgtatcattttaaactgaatttgtattaatagttgttgtggaaacttctggacaatctgtttcgctcagtgccgcgccccgatgattccgccatcggttggggtgtgacacatccaCAAGAAAAAAGCCTCGTCTGTAATATCGTCCGTTAACATAGAATGGAGAGAagggtgcggtaccatccgttacggtttgaaacaacggcgacgtgtgcaacacattgatgtcgttgtttgaacctggaacaccgaaatatgaatgccaaatccataaatcattcgacaccaccgcttctagtatgatggttggtcttttgatgtcacCCCTAACATACGCCCCTCACAACTCTattggacaatttttccactcgatatgtgtacaatcgttgctaccgagcatcccaggagaatgccatctagcctcatgtgcagcgtaaatacgtgagatgtcatggctcgtcggtttacgtaaaaatTCTTTAccatacaacttaatgaccgcgTTGCAAAAAAATTGCAGACATTCACGGGAAGTTCTAGATGCCATAGCTAGatattcatcatattgatcgggagggttacctgtcgctagttggcgaatggcggacaTGCATTTTTGTATCAgtgtgaaacttggtttgcccctcgcatcgtaacgtTCTTGAAACCGTTCCTCGCTTGCTTcaatgtctccaacaatctttaaaaataattcttttggtaaacgaaaccgatctctaaacgtttcggcattgtagagcggattctccacaaaataatcgttcattaacacttcgttggcacgtatacgatcacgATCACGatctaccatcttcttctttgggcgggacgaaCTAGTATCAagttcgttatacaccgacacaaaatattttagcgtctcattgtcggaagacgactcggtatcgCTATCGCTATCCATCGGAAACGTCAAATCCGTAGGAAACTCCATTTGCGAAAAATGTAGATTGTGTgaaatgtgtttgtgttttggtgtgggtgaaattgtttaaaatGGAGAAgtatatataaaatgtttaaaGGGTTTTTTTTATTATAGTTTACTGTTGAATAACGGTCAAAAAACATCAACAACGTTCAAATATCACAAAGTTCAACGCGTGATATTATCAACGCGTTATCAACGCGTGTTGGGGGCTCCATCACGGACCGCCCCCAGTCCCCTAatacttaaccgttcagaggcaaatgcctgacaaattcagattagaggtcttaaccattcagactcatttcagaggcaaatgtctgaaccattcagaaatctactcgtgaaacaaacagtctgaactattaagtactgaaccagtaagaggtctgaatcattaagagcctcattaagaggtaaacaaacagcccctaaggctatagggtgtggggatcatggttgggacatgatttgccatctaggaacatgaatggaaggctacaccacccccttgattgatccaccatggtttgcatgaattaaaccatggcaaccatggtcctcctttccatttttcaacaaatcatttcctttttatttagacaaagataataaataagaggctaatggtttgggtcatgaccacacccttagggtagtggttttggatggtggattaaagATTAGTTACAAGGCACTAACATGAAGGGTCATGGTAGTCATGaggatcatgaccacaccctatagcctaaagGGTATTTATCATCAAGACATCAACATGTGAACAATCATATCTTATTTCTATAGCAATTGTTCTTTTTACTATTTTGGTTAGAATAGACGCATAATCATTTATTGTTTGGTTGCATTAAAGTTAAGCTAAGTAGCGGGTGATGTTCACTAGTTGAAAAGCAATGAGGATTACAGATATAAGTACAATCAAAGAAGGGTAGGTCTCATCAAAGTGTTTTTAATTATATTAATCTACagatatttaaataataataatagaagcATGAACTACTTTTCAGTGTATAAATACAAAAGCTATTGCTTTAGGTCTAAATTTTTGTATGTCCCAATTTTTTTTATAGTTTATAACATGTGAGTAGTGATGATGCAATGCTTTCTTGGGCTTTAAAGTGTTGTGAACAAGTATACGATTCACTGCGGTCTTCAACACCGTATGTTGTGAATTGAAGAAGAGAGAAAGATAGAAGTTTAACAACAAAACCCTTAGGTTCTTTATAAGTGCAAGGTGAAGTGACATAAAAATGAGCTTCACTTCTTCAATACGTGAATATTAAGACAGACAGAGGCCTTAAGTTGTTAGGCACTATAAAAACCTCAAAAGAGGGGCTAATGGTCGTTTAAGAATCCCTGAAAATTCTAGGACTTGGGTCACGTAGAAAAAATGGGCctctaaaatatattaaaaaaaaacttcgGGCCCTCGCTCCGGAGGAGAACAGGCTTAAAACGGTCGCCCACCATACCCTCCTCATAATTGATAattggaatattggattttaataatcacaACTATTTGTTGTTGGTTGTCAACGgtctcaacttcaaaaataactacTGGCGcacccaactattaacatattgacCTCCAATGAACCCTGACTAATAGAACCCTAACGGAACGCCGTTAATCTCTGgtcggaaaactcaacattttcgtccaaAACCTCTTGTAACCTTATTACGGAATTGTAGGAACCTTTTTCTAGTAAACCCTAATTATGGAGGTTGCCGGAAAACTTCTGTAGTCATGGTCCATTAAAgaccaatatgttaatagttgggattACCAAGTTGAGACTGTTGGTAGCCAAtgacgaatagttgggattattaaaatccaatattcttTGATAATTTTGACTTTTAGTGATCAATTATAGATTAGGCGTGGTATTAACATAGGTGTTAAGTGTTGAAATTGGCGCCTTTTGTTTTACGTGACTAAAAAGGTAGCATGAATGTTACTTAAGGTTTGttatttagtttattattattttttttaaaacgagAACACACCCTTCATGACTCCATAATTCTACATTACCTAGTATTCGTCTAAATATTCATAATGGGATTTAAACCTTCACCACTGGTTTGAGAGAATTCAGGTTATTGGGATAAAGGCCTCTATTTAGTGCCAAGGGCTTTGAGAAAGATTTATAATATTTGTTTTCTCTTAACACGCGGTATAATGTTTACTTTTCTTTACCATTAACGTCGATGACTTTTTCAGTTAGACAAAGTAGTCACGAAAGATATAAATTGCAAATTTCATTTTAGTCACGAAACAAATCAAACAGTACATGTTGGGCCTTACTTCTGGGCTCTTTTCAAATTGGGCTCAGAGAAATTGCAGTTGAACATAGGCCACAACAGGCTGTCAACAGCCACACGTTAGTTTGATGTATATTTATATGAACACTATATATTCCAGAAaaaaaatagagttaaatgccattttagtccctttggtttgggccattttgccagtttagtccaaaggtttcatttttaacatgtgggtccaaaaaagtttcaccgttgccattttagtccactgggttaactccacccattttttctgttaacaagaagactaattcggtcattttatatggctgaattgcccttttagttaacagaattacatacaaaattatcgaattggccttctcgttaacagaaaaaaaggatgaagttaacccagtggactaaaatggtaactgtgaaacctttttggacccacaggttaaaaatgaaacctttggactaaactggcaaaattggccaaaccacagggactaaaatggcatttaactcaaaaaataTTTATTCGGTTTCCTCTTGAATTGGTATAtagacattatgcctagtggacatggatatgatcgggtggtttcgTCGgtagcacgatgatactccagtgttCCGTCAGTGATCAAAAGTTgcggttcaaaaaaaaatatgagAAAATAGATGTTATTTATGGCTCTACATTTTAATGGGCCCAATTTCTTTGGTTGTATGCTAACGTTGAACATTATTATCTAACTGTTTCAATATGGTTATGCAATTTTAGGTGTTCTCAATATATTATAAAGTGTTAGGATAAGAACTTCCTCTCATTTTTCATTGTGAGTTTTATCGTGTTTTGCAAATTGGATTTCAATAGGTGATTTAGGGTTTAACTTCGTTTAACTTTTACTCTTGACAAGGATAGCAAATAATTAATatagttaaaaaaatattttctttatACTAAAACTCACTCCAACTCTAATATGTGTGAATACGTGCCTTTTAAAACTTTATACAAAACATGTGTCTTTGTATTTTCACGAGACGTGTTAGAATCCTATGCAATTTTTTTTACGAGAAGAACCCCGATTTTAGAATCCTTTTGGGCCCATAAAAATTCTGAGCCGGACTTGGTCACCACTATTGTACTGTTCACTGCTAGCTGCCGTTGCATCTACTCTACTAGACGCAGTTGATATGACCACCGCCATTACGATCGCCACATAACCGCTACTGCTACCACTTACCGGCCACCGCTGACACATATATCGTCTAACCACCCCGTTGTCACCTCTACCGCTTTCTCATGCCAATTCCTTTTGTCTACGTAGTTACTAGCCACCATAAAAAAACATTGCAGAGGAATAataatttttgatatttttattcTAAAACATGTTTTAGCTTTAGCCACTTTTGATAGAAACTCATTTTAATCCAAAATAAATTTATACTTTTAAACATTTCTTTTGTATCAACACCCTTTACTCCCGCCCGTTTTATGATAACTAAATTGAGTTCATAATTTGTTGGTCCAAATGTGACAATCATCATATCATAATTTGTTGATCCAAATGTGACAATCATCATAAATTAGAAACAATCACTTTCAATAATCCAATCTCAAACCACAACACACAataccaaaacaaaacaaaacaaaacaaaacaaaacaaaattacaAACACACATAAAAGAAATTATAATAAAAGCTTGGACAGCATATTTCCACACATCTCAAGCCTCCATTTtctttaaaatataaattctaGCACTCCGGTGTTTGAGTGTGATCTCTCTTTGGATCCCTACAATAGTCATACACCTTATAGTTCTTTTGAACCCACAACATCGCCGCCACCTGCTGGCGGCTCAGACCACCCGTCCTAGCCGGCGAGCCAGACGGTGGCCTGCACGATGCTGTCGAATTGGCAGCACAACCTCCTATCTTGAAGTTATTGTACCTAGCATAAAACGGTTGATACCTATAATCAGCTTTGTATCTACCATTTTCGGTAGCCCATGAAGACGCATCCCATATCGACCCGTATATGTACATCGGCCTTAATGGAAATGTAGCATCACTTTTCCTAGGGTACCTTCTAATCGGCACATCGTCCACAAAAAATCTGCATTTATTCCACAATTTTACATTATTTGCATGCATATTTACATGGTTTCATAAGTTTAGTACTTTAGTTTATATGAGTTGGGGTTAGTTTCAAGTTATATATCACGAACACGTTTGGTTAAACAAGTGGTGTTTGGTTACACTAGTGGGTTCACATGTTGACCGTTTATACTTGTAAATTTACATAAAATATATTGTGCCATAAGTCAAATTGTTGATTAGATATGTTATACCAACTTTCTAAAAGATAAAACAAAATCTTCATCATCATAAtgttttataatttaaatgtgtattttgtaatatataatatataattggTTGTAGATTTATATATGCAAATTGTTGATTAGATATGTTATACCAACTTTCTAAAAGATAAAAcaaaatcttcatcatcattatgTTTTAGAATACTGAAAtgcaaaaaaaagtaaaaaaattctGGTTAAAATGTTTGTGTAGCCCTGCGAGAGTACGTGTGTCGTGTGCATATTCATGTCCCATACGATTTTCAGGTTCATGTAGCCTTCGTGTGTTTTTTTGTCAAATTTTCAGGTTCTTGTCGGATTCGACTAACCAACCCACATACACGACACTCTTAGTTTTTATAAATGTATGTCTATGTTTATAAAtgaaagagttaaatgccattttagtccctatggttttcgccattttgccagtttagtccaaaagtttcatttttcgcctgtgggtccaaaaaggtttcgtcgttgccattttagtacactaggttaacttcatccattttttctgttaacgagaagggcaattcggtcattttatatgtaattctgtgaaCTAGAATGgaaattcggccatataaaatgtccgaattgcctttctcgttaacaaatataatggataaagttaaccagtggactaaaatggcaacggtgaaacctttttggacccacatacaaaaaatgaaacctttggactaaactggtaaaatgacccaaactacagggactaaaattacATTTAACTCTAAATGAAAActactacatatatatatatagaatataaAGTAGTTATAATTTTTTGTCTTTAATCTTGAAAAGAATTGGACAAAAGTTATCATGTATTTATTGTCTTTAAATACGACTGATATTAAATAACTTACATGATCTCAATAGGGCTCCACAGGATAGCATAGTTATGAAAACCCTTGGTCGGGTCGAACCACAAGTGAATCTTTTCTTCCCGACCGATAATATTTCCGTCGCCACTTCCTCTAATGTACACGTTCGTCTGCAACGTGTACGGTTTCCCGAACGTCGTTCCAAGAAACTCGATATCAACTTCATCATGGTTCCCAGGATGATCTTCGTTATTTGAAAGCTGTACAACAAAGAAAAACCATTAAGAATCACATGCATGCATGCAAATTAATTAAGCATGTGGTGTTACTTTTATCACAAGTAAATATTAAGTTCATACGTAAAATGATGTAATAACTCCCGCGGTGTAGCCTGGGTGAAGTTTGATTGCTGTCCCAAAGTAGCCAGATTGATATGGTCTTTGGGACTTGAACCCACTTCCTGAAGACTTGTCGAGCCACAACACCAGCGAGTTCTGCTCAAACCGCTGGTGTTGTGAGCCCCATAAGCTTCTATAAGCTTGATTGAAGGGTATTGTGGGAATTTTGGAACTAGGGTAAAAACCAGGTGAAGGTTGACCGTTGGTCAACGAAGAAATAGTGAGCATGAAGAAAGTGAGAAGAGGGAGCAAAAAGGCCATTGTATTTGGAGGGTGGGTGTTTAAGAGAGATGAGAAATATAATGAAGGTTGTGTCAAAGTATGGGAACATATGATGGTATAAATAGTAATGTGATTTACTCTAAACAGGAAATGGGTCCCCATATATACCTACCATAACAAGAAAAACTGATACAAATATACTGATACTATTAATATAGTGAttgatattatatcatatagTATATGtgttaggattttaatgaaaccCATTTGAAGTTACCAAAATGCTAATCTTtttaaaattgaaagaaaaaattTTCAAACTCATACAAGTAAAAGTTAATTTATAGGATGATTTTTGTGATAAGTTTTAATAAGCGGCACTTCGAGTTGAGTTTATGTAAAATGTTTATTTCACACAAAAAAAGCCTATCATCGACCTAATGTGTCACCATCAAACCTCCTCCTCAtctcctcttcctcttcttctacAATGATTTCTCTAACGCAACGGCCGCTATAAGTTGTTCCACTATGTTCTCGAACAACCTCAACAACCTCAACAACCCTAGCTTCTTTTTCCACCGGACTCTTGCGATCACAATATCTCTCTACCCTTTGTTCTCTTCCATAGATGAGCTTGTAAATCCCGCTATCCCTTTATTTGTGGGATCATTTctgtattttattattattatttttttaatatgatGATGTAATggtcatttaaaaaaatataatgtaaTAAAAAGACCATCCATggtcatttaaaaaaatataatgtaaTAAAAATTCCATCCATGGTCATTTAAAATGgtcatttaaaaaatataatataataaaaattcCATCCATggtcatttaaaaaaatataatgtaaTAAAAAGTCCATCCACTAGAAAAACTAGTGTTACATCGGAGTAAAAGTGAGTAAATTGAAGATTGCAagtaaatttttgaaaatttataAACAAAAGCGTAACATAACTTTATTACATGTAATTTTTCTTTTTAAGTCATATCAATACAAgtatttgatttaaaaaaaatcgaCAAATAGTATTTGATTGATAGCACCATTTTGATAATGTTTTTAAACATAGAAGCAAAATATGAATAAAATGATGGATTTGGTGAGCAATTATTTTCAGTTGTATTTTTCTTTCACAAGCCTCTTTTGTAGACCGATGATTTGAGTAACGATGGGAAACCGACAAAATGCATATGTATATGCAAAAATAAAGGACCTACCCATGAAAATTTATTCGGTTTTAATTTTCAATGCCGACAAATGTATTtatacttgtaaaccctactaTAAGTTAAATAAGTTTGgctattttattttttaataactACATCCCCTAAATGTATGTAGGATAGTGTTTATATATAATCATTCTAGAAAAAAGCTAGTATAAGATAACATGATGGATTAAGCTGTTTAGattttcttttctattttttCTTATAAATAATGAGTGtattttgttgatttatttgcATTTTAACAGCCCAAACATTTCAATTCAAAgggtatttgttttttttttgttcttaaGATTGTTTATATTTTGACCATTCGACGAGTCAAAAGTACACTATCACCACTAACAATTAACGGGTGAGGTTGTTTGAGCCGGGTAATGGGACAAACAAGttgtttaagaaaaaaaaagtttcaaTTATCCGAGGCTAAATCAGATTCCGGTCAAAATAAGCTATATTTATGGGGgttgtttttaaaaattttagagCAGGTTCACCCGTTACTACGATGAGCATCAACGACAACAGTGTCAATTGTTATCAGTGATGTAGTAATGTTGGTAGAGGTGGTGATGAGTGCTGTGGGCAATATATAAACAAGTGCTTAGCGGTCTCAATATCTAAGC of Helianthus annuus cultivar XRQ/B chromosome 1, HanXRQr2.0-SUNRISE, whole genome shotgun sequence contains these proteins:
- the LOC110875646 gene encoding xyloglucan endotransglucosylase/hydrolase protein 31, which gives rise to MAFLLPLLTFFMLTISSLTNGQPSPGFYPSSKIPTIPFNQAYRSLWGSQHQRFEQNSLVLWLDKSSGSGFKSQRPYQSGYFGTAIKLHPGYTAGVITSFYLSNNEDHPGNHDEVDIEFLGTTFGKPYTLQTNVYIRGSGDGNIIGREEKIHLWFDPTKGFHNYAILWSPIEIIFFVDDVPIRRYPRKSDATFPLRPMYIYGSIWDASSWATENGRYKADYRYQPFYARYNNFKIGGCAANSTASCRPPSGSPARTGGLSRQQVAAMLWVQKNYKVYDYCRDPKRDHTQTPEC